A section of the Candidatus Omnitrophota bacterium genome encodes:
- the rpmI gene encoding 50S ribosomal protein L35: MPKLKTNKSFAKRARLTKSGKIKRHKAGKGHILTKKNANRKRRLRKTSLISGPDTKLARRLLPYG, encoded by the coding sequence ATGCCTAAATTAAAGACGAATAAATCTTTCGCAAAGAGAGCAAGACTTACTAAGAGTGGTAAAATCAAAAGACACAAAGCCGGTAAGGGCCATATCTTGACCAAGAAGAACGCTAATCGCAAAAGACGTTTAAGAAAAACGTCATTAATCAGCGGCCCGGATACAAAGCTGGCAAGGCGTCTTCTGCCTTATGGATAA
- the infC gene encoding translation initiation factor IF-3 has product MRVNRGIRASQIRLIGAEGEQLGIVELSRGIELAEERELDLVEVAGNVKPPVCRVMDFAKFKYDQEKKEREAKHHQKRVLIKEIRVKPNIEDHDYQVKLRHALEFLEKGNKVKVNLFFRGREMAHKEIGKRVLDKFISDMSKEGQMEKSPSFEGRVMSMVFAPNK; this is encoded by the coding sequence ATACGGGTTAACAGAGGTATCCGCGCAAGTCAGATAAGACTGATTGGCGCTGAAGGGGAACAGCTGGGCATTGTTGAATTATCTCGAGGCATTGAGCTTGCTGAGGAACGCGAGCTTGATTTAGTAGAGGTTGCCGGTAATGTCAAGCCCCCAGTATGTAGGGTTATGGACTTTGCTAAGTTTAAATATGACCAGGAAAAGAAGGAGCGAGAGGCCAAGCATCATCAGAAGCGAGTCCTTATTAAAGAGATTCGGGTTAAGCCTAATATCGAAGACCATGATTATCAGGTGAAATTGCGACACGCCTTGGAATTCTTGGAGAAAGGCAATAAGGTAAAGGTCAATCTTTTCTTCCGAGGCAGAGAGATGGCTCATAAGGAAATTGGCAAGCGAGTTCTGGATAAATTTATCAGCGATATGTCAAAGGAAGGCCAGATGGAGAAGTCTCCATCCTTTGAAGGTAGAGTTATGAGCATGGTCTTTGCACCAAATAAATAA
- the thrS gene encoding threonine--tRNA ligase, translating to MNLETLRHSCSHVLAQAVKELWPEVKLGIGPAIEDGFYYDFDREEPFCDADLAKIEARMQQIIKRNEKFKREVLSKDEAIRLFKKRNEQYKLSLLSEIPDEEVTIYKTGDDFIDLCRGPHIKSTGEIKAFKLLSLAGAYWHGIETNPMLQRVYGTVFSDKKLLNDYLKRQEEAKKRDHRKLGPELGYFDIYHEKAGAGLVFYHPKGAMLRNIIEDYEKNEHLSRGYDMVITPHILKQDLWVQSGHYEYYRDNMFVFNIDEKEYALKPMNCPGHILIYKSKLRSYRDLPLRLFELGTVYRYEKSGVLHGLLRVRGFTQDDAHIFCCQEDLKDEIKNVIDFVLDTMKVFGFNDIHIELSTQPEKYIGQPQQWQEATKALQDSLKEKSLDFSINVGEGAFYGPKIDIKLKDALKRTWQCATIQCDFALPGRFDLTYIGKDGKEKQPIMLHRVILGSLERFIGALLEHYSGALPLWLSPTQVIILPLKDALNEYCQKLKQRLIKEKLRVEIDLSNQTLGKKIRQAEKARIPYILVIGEKECNKNVVSVRKRSIGDQGTMKIEDFIEKAKMDIEEKRRW from the coding sequence ATGAATTTAGAAACATTAAGACATTCTTGTTCGCATGTTTTAGCTCAGGCAGTAAAAGAGCTCTGGCCAGAGGTCAAGCTTGGCATCGGCCCTGCCATTGAAGATGGCTTTTATTATGATTTCGATAGAGAGGAGCCTTTTTGTGATGCAGATTTAGCTAAGATCGAAGCCAGGATGCAGCAGATTATCAAGCGCAATGAAAAATTCAAGCGTGAGGTTCTGTCCAAGGATGAGGCAATAAGATTATTCAAGAAAAGAAACGAACAATACAAATTATCACTGCTTTCAGAAATCCCAGATGAAGAGGTTACGATTTATAAAACCGGCGATGATTTTATTGATTTGTGCCGCGGCCCACATATAAAATCAACAGGAGAGATTAAGGCGTTTAAATTGCTTTCTTTAGCAGGTGCATACTGGCACGGCATAGAGACAAACCCAATGCTGCAGAGGGTATATGGCACGGTATTCTCCGATAAGAAGTTACTCAATGATTATTTAAAGCGCCAAGAAGAGGCTAAAAAAAGAGACCACAGAAAACTCGGGCCAGAATTAGGTTACTTTGATATCTATCATGAAAAGGCAGGCGCCGGTCTTGTCTTTTATCATCCAAAGGGCGCGATGTTAAGGAATATCATCGAGGATTACGAAAAGAACGAACATCTAAGCCGCGGCTATGATATGGTAATAACACCGCATATATTAAAGCAGGACCTCTGGGTACAATCCGGTCATTATGAATATTATCGGGATAATATGTTTGTTTTTAATATTGATGAGAAAGAGTATGCCCTGAAGCCGATGAATTGTCCTGGCCATATTTTGATTTACAAATCTAAATTGCGCAGCTACCGCGATCTGCCTTTGAGATTATTTGAACTAGGTACAGTATATCGTTATGAAAAGAGCGGCGTGCTTCACGGCCTGTTAAGAGTGAGAGGTTTTACCCAGGATGATGCGCACATATTTTGCTGCCAGGAAGATTTAAAGGATGAAATTAAAAATGTTATAGATTTTGTTCTAGATACGATGAAGGTATTTGGTTTTAATGATATACACATTGAGTTAAGTACGCAGCCGGAGAAATATATAGGTCAGCCACAGCAGTGGCAGGAGGCAACCAAGGCACTCCAGGATTCGCTGAAGGAGAAATCCCTCGATTTTTCGATTAATGTCGGCGAAGGCGCATTCTATGGCCCTAAGATTGACATTAAATTAAAGGATGCATTAAAAAGGACATGGCAATGCGCTACAATCCAGTGTGACTTTGCTCTCCCCGGCCGTTTTGATTTAACCTATATAGGTAAAGATGGCAAAGAAAAACAACCTATTATGCTTCATCGCGTTATATTAGGAAGTCTGGAGAGATTTATCGGCGCGCTTCTAGAACACTATTCAGGGGCATTGCCGCTTTGGCTTTCACCAACCCAGGTGATTATTTTGCCTTTAAAAGATGCGCTCAATGAATACTGCCAAAAACTAAAACAGCGCTTAATCAAAGAAAAATTGCGCGTAGAGATTGATTTAAGTAACCAGACTCTAGGTAAAAAAATCCGCCAAGCAGAAAAGGCCAGGATTCCCTACATCTTGGTTATCGGCGAAAAGGAATGCAATAAGAATGTTGTCTCCGTAAGAAAACGCTCCATAGGCGATCAAGGTACGATGAAGATAGAAGATTTTATTGAAAAGGCAAAGATGGACATAGAAGAAAAAAGGAGGTGGTAG
- a CDS encoding nucleotidyltransferase, which yields MLKPYDYKELLKLLNRHRVKYLIVGAYAVIHYTEPRYTKDLDIWIKPEIKNAKKTYESLEEFGAPLKDVAVEDFTNKDLVYQIGVEPVRVDIIMGIPAVKFEHAWRNRKIANFDGIKVNIIGIDELLKSKKRLKRHSDIADLDSLKSSLRLKKKK from the coding sequence ATGCTCAAACCTTACGATTACAAAGAACTATTGAAGCTCTTAAACAGGCATAGGGTTAAGTATTTAATAGTAGGCGCCTACGCCGTTATACACTATACCGAACCACGCTACACTAAAGATTTAGACATTTGGATAAAACCTGAAATAAAGAATGCTAAAAAGACTTATGAGTCATTAGAAGAATTTGGAGCCCCTTTAAAGGATGTGGCGGTTGAGGATTTTACTAATAAAGATCTTGTTTATCAGATAGGCGTTGAACCCGTAAGGGTTGATATAATAATGGGCATTCCAGCAGTAAAGTTTGAGCATGCTTGGCGCAATAGAAAGATTGCTAACTTTGATGGCATTAAGGTCAATATTATCGGGATAGATGAGTTGCTAAAATCAAAGAAGAGATTAAAGCGGCACTCGGATATTGCCGATTTAGATAGTTTAAAGAGCAGCTTAAGACTGAAAAAAAAGAAATAA
- the rpoZ gene encoding DNA-directed RNA polymerase subunit omega, with protein sequence MPYIPLEKLIDKTDNSLYKLVVLASKRAFEIAEGAPPLVEKTSSSKPGSIALEEIAQGKVRIKQAKTKKT encoded by the coding sequence ATGCCCTACATTCCATTAGAAAAATTAATAGATAAGACAGACAATAGTTTATATAAGTTGGTGGTACTTGCCTCTAAGCGTGCCTTTGAAATTGCTGAAGGCGCTCCACCCCTTGTGGAAAAGACCAGTAGTTCAAAACCAGGTAGCATTGCCTTGGAAGAAATAGCTCAAGGCAAGGTCAGAATAAAACAGGCAAAGACAAAGAAGACTTAA
- the gmk gene encoding guanylate kinase: MKKSKGRLFIVSGPSGSGKTTLCKMLMALDDMRPRLAQSVSFTTRPIRLGEVDGRDYFFVSEDIFARYKNKKWMLEWKNVLGYNYGTQLKYVKDTIKKGKDMLLCVDVGGARQLKKSRFKKGAVTIFIMPPNLKTLEERLRLRSTDSERAICARLKLAKQEIKSVKEYNYIIINNDIDWAIEELKSIILAEHCRREHALHSIRKINR; encoded by the coding sequence ATGAAAAAAAGCAAAGGAAGGCTATTTATAGTATCCGGCCCTTCCGGATCAGGCAAGACCACGTTGTGTAAGATGCTAATGGCGCTTGATGACATGCGGCCACGATTGGCGCAATCTGTTTCTTTTACAACCAGGCCAATAAGATTAGGCGAGGTTGATGGCCGGGATTATTTTTTTGTTAGTGAGGATATTTTCGCTAGATATAAGAACAAGAAATGGATGCTTGAATGGAAAAATGTCTTAGGTTATAACTACGGGACCCAATTAAAATATGTTAAAGACACCATCAAGAAAGGAAAAGATATGCTTCTTTGCGTTGACGTAGGCGGTGCGCGTCAGTTAAAGAAAAGCAGATTTAAAAAAGGAGCAGTTACTATTTTTATCATGCCTCCTAATCTGAAGACATTGGAGGAGAGACTCAGGTTGCGTTCTACGGATAGCGAGCGCGCAATCTGCGCCCGCCTGAAACTGGCAAAACAGGAGATTAAATCAGTAAAGGAGTATAACTACATTATAATAAACAACGATATTGATTGGGCCATAGAAGAGTTAAAGTCAATAATTTTAGCAGAACATTGCAGGAGAGAGCATGCCCTACATTCCATTAGAAAAATTAATAGATAA
- a CDS encoding DUF1732 domain-containing protein yields the protein MIRGMSGFGQSEAENSKLKVTVQVRTLNHRYLDYAIYLPESLRWLEAYLKTKIKGRIKRGKVTVSFNITNKAAISPNINPDVISAYTRLARELKRRFGISGDISFSQAINLPKVLKEPQGIAANAGTVKNLIASSLGMAIEAVVQMRRKEGVAIYRDLKERAAFIKSKISFIEREFPKIFLRAKKRLSKEELVSFKRSADVSEELVRLKFHLANFSRTACRTNNESIGKELDFISQELQREVNTLGAKVPDKLVSYAVVKIKSQLEKIREQLQNVE from the coding sequence ATGATTAGGGGAATGTCTGGTTTCGGACAATCAGAGGCAGAAAATAGTAAGCTTAAGGTAACTGTGCAGGTGCGCACACTCAATCATCGTTATCTTGATTATGCAATATATTTACCGGAATCATTACGCTGGCTAGAGGCCTACTTAAAGACAAAAATTAAAGGCAGGATAAAAAGAGGCAAGGTTACAGTTTCTTTTAATATTACCAATAAAGCTGCGATTAGCCCTAATATAAACCCGGATGTGATTTCTGCCTATACACGCCTTGCCCGGGAGCTTAAGAGGAGATTCGGCATCTCTGGCGATATTTCTTTTTCGCAAGCAATCAATCTGCCTAAGGTTCTCAAGGAGCCGCAGGGTATAGCTGCCAATGCAGGCACAGTGAAGAACCTTATTGCCTCAAGCTTAGGCATGGCAATAGAGGCTGTGGTGCAGATGCGCAGGAAGGAAGGAGTAGCAATATATAGAGACCTAAAAGAAAGGGCCGCATTTATCAAGAGCAAAATAAGCTTTATAGAAAGGGAGTTTCCTAAGATATTTCTGCGTGCCAAGAAGAGGTTGTCAAAGGAGGAGCTAGTTTCTTTTAAGAGAAGCGCTGATGTGAGCGAGGAGCTTGTGAGGTTGAAGTTTCATCTTGCTAATTTTTCTCGCACAGCTTGCCGTACGAATAATGAATCTATTGGTAAGGAGTTAGATTTTATCTCTCAGGAACTCCAGAGAGAGGTAAATACATTAGGGGCAAAGGTACCAGATAAGCTCGTCTCATATGCAGTAGTAAAGATTAAAAGCCAGTTAGAAAAGATTCGCGAGCAGCTACAGAATGTGGAATAA
- a CDS encoding nucleoside-diphosphate kinase — MNKDKETRNQATLVLIKPDGLKKSLTGNILTRLSETKLEIVAAKVVRVSKKLAQEHYSHLKDKPFFPELMKYIMGELHDRRKVMALVYWGTDAIKKVRQLAGTTNPEEAEATTIRGSYGRITTGGVYENVVHVSANEADAEREINLWFSDEEIIVDVDKGRYK; from the coding sequence ATGAACAAAGACAAAGAAACAAGAAACCAGGCAACCTTAGTTTTAATCAAGCCCGACGGGTTAAAAAAATCTTTAACCGGCAATATTCTTACTCGGCTTTCAGAGACAAAACTGGAAATCGTGGCCGCAAAGGTAGTCAGGGTTAGCAAAAAATTAGCACAGGAGCATTACAGCCACCTAAAAGATAAACCATTTTTCCCAGAGCTGATGAAGTATATTATGGGAGAGCTGCATGACAGAAGGAAGGTAATGGCGCTTGTATACTGGGGGACGGATGCGATTAAAAAAGTAAGACAGCTCGCCGGAACCACAAATCCAGAGGAGGCAGAGGCGACAACTATTCGTGGCTCTTATGGACGCATTACCACCGGCGGCGTATATGAAAACGTTGTTCATGTCTCAGCAAATGAGGCAGATGCCGAGAGGGAGATAAATTTGTGGTTTTCTGATGAAGAGATCATTGTTGATGTAGACAAAGGACGCTATAAATAA
- a CDS encoding ParB/RepB/Spo0J family partition protein, translated as MSTKALGRGLAALIPERPKSAAKQSLSIEYVEVYKIKSNTYQPRENFAQDRLNDLSASIKEKGILQPLIVRLTSTGYELVAGERRLRAAKILKMTQVPVIIKDVENKDSLVLSIIENIQREKLNPIEEAHAFKRLINDFGFSQEVVASSVGKDRVTISNTLRLLKLPKEIQDEVSKNTISMGHARALLGLAATKDQLNFFDKIIANSLSVRELERLIQESPKRKKTSARRSMKDAHVLAAEENLQQKIGTKVRINISKKNKGTIVIEFYNLDDLERLTELLKR; from the coding sequence ATGTCAACTAAAGCCTTGGGCAGAGGCCTTGCTGCCTTAATCCCAGAAAGACCCAAAAGCGCTGCCAAGCAATCATTGTCCATTGAGTATGTTGAAGTATACAAGATAAAATCTAATACATATCAGCCACGTGAGAATTTTGCTCAGGATAGATTAAACGATCTGTCTGCTTCCATAAAAGAGAAGGGGATTTTGCAACCACTTATTGTGCGCCTTACAAGCACAGGATATGAGTTGGTTGCAGGAGAAAGGCGTTTACGCGCAGCCAAAATACTAAAAATGACGCAAGTTCCTGTAATAATTAAAGATGTAGAAAATAAAGATTCATTGGTTTTGTCGATTATTGAAAATATTCAAAGGGAGAAATTAAATCCCATAGAAGAGGCGCATGCGTTTAAGCGCTTGATTAATGACTTTGGTTTTTCACAAGAAGTTGTGGCAAGCTCTGTAGGAAAAGATAGGGTTACTATTTCTAATACTTTAAGGTTGCTCAAATTGCCAAAAGAGATTCAAGATGAGGTTAGTAAAAACACAATATCAATGGGGCATGCCCGTGCTTTATTAGGATTAGCAGCTACAAAAGACCAGTTAAATTTTTTCGACAAAATAATTGCAAATTCTTTAAGCGTGCGGGAATTAGAAAGATTAATTCAGGAAAGTCCTAAACGCAAAAAGACATCTGCAAGGCGCAGCATGAAAGATGCGCATGTTCTTGCTGCGGAAGAAAACTTGCAGCAGAAAATAGGCACAAAAGTGCGAATTAATATATCAAAGAAAAATAAGGGCACGATTGTTATTGAGTTTTATAATCTGGATGATTTGGAGCGATTAACGGAGCTATTAAAGAGATGA
- a CDS encoding AAA family ATPase codes for MAKAITICNQKGGTGKTTTAINLATYMATAGKKVLLVDIDPQGNSTSGIGLDKRSLDISIYHCLIGDKHLQEASKKTAISGLDIVPANVDLVAFEIELANAENRELRLREIIAPIRESYDYIIIDAPPSLGLLALNSLVAADTVLIPLQCEYYALEGLTQLLQSIQLVKERINPNLGIEGILLTMADYRTNLTQEVIQEAREYFKDKVFQTVIPRNVRLSEAPSYGKPILFHDKNSLGAKMYESLTKEILGNNLM; via the coding sequence ATGGCAAAAGCCATTACAATTTGTAATCAAAAAGGCGGTACAGGCAAGACCACAACCGCAATCAATTTAGCCACTTACATGGCAACCGCTGGTAAAAAGGTGCTGTTAGTGGACATTGATCCTCAGGGTAATTCTACTAGCGGCATTGGTCTTGACAAGAGATCTCTGGACATTTCCATTTACCACTGCCTTATTGGAGACAAACATCTGCAAGAAGCCTCAAAAAAGACCGCTATATCTGGCTTAGATATAGTACCTGCCAATGTTGATTTAGTCGCCTTTGAAATCGAGCTAGCTAATGCTGAGAATAGAGAGCTTCGACTACGCGAGATAATTGCTCCCATAAGAGAAAGTTACGATTACATTATTATTGATGCCCCGCCGTCATTAGGTCTGCTTGCTCTTAATAGCCTCGTAGCCGCAGATACTGTTTTAATACCACTTCAGTGCGAGTATTATGCTCTTGAAGGTCTAACCCAGTTATTGCAAAGCATCCAATTGGTCAAAGAGAGAATAAACCCCAACCTGGGTATTGAAGGCATATTGTTAACTATGGCTGATTACCGCACTAATTTAACTCAAGAAGTGATACAAGAGGCGAGGGAGTATTTTAAGGATAAGGTGTTCCAGACAGTTATACCTAGGAATGTAAGACTTAGCGAGGCTCCTAGTTATGGCAAACCAATATTATTCCATGACAAGAATTCTCTTGGGGCCAAGATGTATGAATCATTGACAAAAGAGATTTTGGGTAATAATTTGATGTAA
- a CDS encoding LAGLIDADG family homing endonuclease, whose protein sequence is MLTPWFITGFCEGEAAFTYSRHGDRLNLYFAIKLNEEDKDLILQIQEFFGVGTIYDVKATPPRKYSGLTNPAVYYRVTRVSELEKVVEHFDNFPLFGKKLKSYKIWRQMFEVKQKFRQPDKMKLAELALSLSKLSNKNTKLRNRQQ, encoded by the coding sequence ATGCTAACCCCTTGGTTTATAACGGGATTTTGTGAAGGAGAAGCTGCTTTTACATACAGTCGCCACGGAGATAGATTAAATCTGTATTTTGCAATTAAGTTAAATGAGGAAGACAAAGATTTAATCCTTCAGATCCAAGAATTCTTTGGCGTCGGTACAATTTACGATGTAAAAGCAACGCCCCCTAGAAAATACAGTGGGTTGACTAATCCAGCTGTTTATTATAGGGTTACAAGAGTTTCGGAACTAGAGAAGGTCGTCGAGCATTTTGATAATTTTCCTTTATTTGGTAAAAAGCTTAAGTCCTATAAGATTTGGAGACAAATGTTCGAGGTTAAGCAAAAATTCCGCCAGCCAGATAAAATGAAGTTGGCAGAGTTAGCTTTGTCTCTTTCTAAGCTGAGCAATAAGAATACCAAGTTAAGAAATAGGCAGCAGTGA
- a CDS encoding Jag N-terminal domain-containing protein, producing the protein MESIEIEDKTPEAAIKKALKILKVSRKDAKIQILSEEKKGLFGMKGGKPARVRVTIVKK; encoded by the coding sequence ATGGAAAGCATTGAAATAGAAGACAAAACTCCCGAAGCAGCCATTAAGAAGGCCTTAAAAATACTCAAGGTCTCCCGCAAGGATGCTAAGATTCAGATCCTTTCTGAGGAGAAAAAGGGCCTTTTTGGCATGAAAGGCGGAAAGCCTGCGCGGGTACGGGTGACCATAGTTAAGAAATAA
- the yidC gene encoding membrane protein insertase YidC, translating into MDLQKRTVIAVVLSILIIIVYSSLSSKYYPIENKEVTDDLAGGVDSVPVTSVPKFKAYPKPESPAPQQIPALEYTPISLETEAVIFGFSPFGGNLVSIKFKQYDFDVPSNALVATQEWSDLEFSHRKRQDAIIFTYQDEQKEITKEYKFSEGGYYLEFYLTIRNLTPYNTDSYYTIFSEFSPSKSSIDERYKDTTIMIDEDNILRHNNLRIRKGTNKEFKQAFRWVGLRDKYFAYILHPTSSAFESIDIAKTTDGNDIIKVYRKNQAIQPGEEVKDGFLYYAGPQIDKLLVASGADFEKIRNFGKLDAIVKFLLRALLSIHNVVKSWGLSIIILTILIYICLYPLTIKQMRSMKTMQALQPEMEALKSQYKDNPQRLNKEIMELYKAHKANPLGGCFPVIFQIPVFFSLFQALSRAIELKGAGFLWIKDLSAPDRFIPGGLGGMDINLLPILMMVGMFFQQKMSMRNVSGTQSEQQKMMLWVMPIVFGFIFYNMPSGLVLYWFTNSLLMMASQWKALK; encoded by the coding sequence ATGGACTTGCAAAAAAGAACAGTTATTGCTGTAGTGTTATCTATTTTAATTATAATTGTCTATTCTTCTCTGTCATCAAAGTACTATCCTATTGAAAATAAAGAAGTTACAGATGATTTGGCCGGAGGTGTAGATTCAGTACCAGTAACCTCTGTTCCCAAATTTAAAGCATATCCTAAGCCAGAGTCGCCAGCACCACAGCAGATTCCTGCTCTTGAATATACCCCAATTTCCTTAGAAACAGAAGCTGTGATTTTCGGATTTTCTCCTTTTGGCGGCAATCTTGTTTCTATTAAATTTAAACAGTATGATTTTGATGTTCCTTCCAATGCGTTAGTTGCCACACAGGAATGGTCGGATTTGGAATTTTCCCATCGCAAGAGGCAAGACGCTATTATCTTTACTTATCAGGATGAACAAAAAGAAATCACTAAGGAGTATAAATTTTCAGAAGGTGGTTATTACCTTGAGTTTTATTTAACGATTCGTAACCTAACTCCTTATAACACAGATAGTTACTACACAATATTTTCTGAATTCTCGCCGTCAAAGTCTTCAATAGATGAGCGGTATAAAGATACCACAATCATGATTGATGAAGATAACATTTTGCGGCACAATAACTTACGTATTAGAAAAGGCACTAATAAAGAGTTCAAACAAGCGTTCAGGTGGGTAGGCTTGCGTGATAAGTATTTCGCATATATCCTCCATCCTACTTCTTCAGCATTTGAATCAATTGACATAGCCAAGACAACAGATGGCAATGACATAATTAAGGTGTATCGTAAGAATCAAGCTATTCAGCCTGGTGAAGAAGTTAAAGACGGGTTTTTGTACTACGCTGGGCCTCAGATTGACAAATTATTAGTTGCAAGTGGTGCAGATTTCGAAAAGATACGCAATTTTGGCAAGTTGGATGCAATAGTTAAGTTCTTATTAAGAGCATTATTATCTATACACAATGTAGTTAAGAGCTGGGGTCTTTCCATCATAATTTTGACAATATTAATTTATATTTGCCTTTACCCATTGACAATAAAGCAGATGCGCTCAATGAAGACAATGCAGGCCTTACAACCTGAAATGGAGGCATTGAAAAGCCAATATAAGGACAACCCGCAAAGACTTAATAAGGAAATAATGGAATTATACAAGGCACACAAGGCCAATCCACTAGGAGGATGCTTTCCTGTAATATTCCAGATTCCTGTGTTTTTCTCATTATTCCAGGCCTTATCTCGAGCCATTGAACTTAAAGGTGCGGGTTTTTTATGGATAAAAGACCTTTCAGCGCCTGATCGGTTTATCCCCGGAGGTTTAGGCGGAATGGATATTAATCTGCTGCCGATTTTGATGATGGTAGGAATGTTCTTCCAGCAGAAAATGTCCATGCGTAATGTCTCTGGCACGCAAAGTGAACAGCAAAAGATGATGCTCTGGGTCATGCCTATTGTATTTGGTTTTATATTTTATAATATGCCCTCTGGCTTGGTGTTGTATTGGTTCACTAACAGCTTATTAATGATGGCGAGTCAATGGAAAGCATTGAAATAG
- the yidD gene encoding membrane protein insertion efficiency factor YidD, whose amino-acid sequence MSKILVWIIKLYQKISRVLSPFPTCRFSPSCSEFATHALIKHGVFRGLIMSFWRLLRCQGFSRGGFDPVK is encoded by the coding sequence ATGAGCAAAATCTTAGTCTGGATTATAAAGCTTTACCAAAAAATCTCCCGCGTGCTCTCTCCTTTCCCTACCTGCCGTTTTTCGCCAAGCTGTTCAGAGTTTGCCACACATGCTTTAATAAAACATGGCGTGTTTCGTGGTCTGATCATGAGCTTTTGGCGCCTATTACGTTGCCAAGGGTTCTCCCGAGGCGGATTTGACCCTGTGAAGTGA
- the rpmH gene encoding 50S ribosomal protein L34 produces the protein MKKHLKTPTLIKGKRRHGFRRRMKSVGGKKILKRRRAKGRHRLSK, from the coding sequence ATGAAAAAGCATCTTAAGACCCCAACGCTTATAAAAGGGAAAAGAAGGCACGGTTTTCGTCGGAGAATGAAATCTGTTGGAGGGAAAAAAATCTTAAAAAGACGGCGTGCCAAAGGCAGGCACCGTCTTAGTAAATAA